A region from the Nocardioides exalbidus genome encodes:
- the serB gene encoding phosphoserine phosphatase SerB, whose translation MDDEPKTLLVTLTGKDRPGVTSTIFSALSAAGVEVLDIEQIVLRRRLVLGILVTAPRDWKKLRDTIERAAAELEMSVEVDRGAGDNRSRPGERSHITIIGSPLKASAMAAVAGRIADAGANIDRIERMARYPVTAIELHVSGAPAESLRPVLAAEAVRLGVDLAVQRESLHRRGVRLIVMDVDSTLIQGEVIEMIAAHAGQEAEVARVTEAAMRGELDFEQSLRERVALLEGVPSSALDEVYDSIVLAPGARTMVRTLRRLGYRFAIVSGGFSQITDRLAADLGIHFARANELEIVDGHLTGRIVGDVVDRAGKAAALREFAAEVGVPLDATIAIGDGANDLDMIEAAGLGIAYNAKPMVRDAALTSVNVPYLDSVLYLLGISREEIEDADAEVGIVTPAPLLG comes from the coding sequence ATGGACGACGAGCCGAAGACTCTCCTGGTCACCCTCACGGGCAAGGACCGACCGGGCGTCACCTCCACGATCTTCTCCGCACTCTCCGCCGCCGGCGTCGAGGTCCTCGACATCGAGCAGATCGTGCTCCGTCGCCGGCTGGTGCTCGGCATCCTGGTCACCGCGCCGCGCGACTGGAAGAAGCTGCGCGACACCATCGAGCGGGCGGCGGCCGAGCTCGAGATGTCGGTCGAGGTCGACCGCGGCGCCGGCGACAACCGCAGCCGCCCCGGCGAGCGCTCGCACATCACCATCATCGGCAGCCCGCTGAAGGCGTCGGCGATGGCCGCCGTGGCGGGTCGGATCGCCGACGCCGGCGCCAACATCGACCGCATCGAGCGGATGGCTCGCTACCCGGTCACCGCCATCGAGCTGCACGTCTCCGGCGCGCCCGCCGAGTCACTGCGCCCGGTGCTCGCGGCCGAGGCCGTCCGCCTCGGCGTCGACCTGGCGGTCCAGCGCGAGTCGCTGCACCGGCGCGGCGTCCGGCTGATCGTGATGGACGTCGACTCCACCCTCATCCAGGGCGAGGTGATCGAGATGATCGCCGCCCACGCCGGGCAGGAGGCTGAGGTCGCGCGGGTGACCGAGGCCGCGATGCGCGGCGAGCTCGACTTCGAGCAGTCGCTGCGCGAGCGGGTCGCGCTCCTCGAGGGTGTCCCCTCCTCGGCGCTCGACGAGGTCTACGACTCCATCGTCCTGGCGCCCGGCGCACGCACGATGGTCCGCACGCTGCGGCGCCTCGGCTACCGGTTCGCCATCGTCTCCGGCGGGTTCAGCCAGATCACCGACCGGCTCGCGGCCGACCTCGGCATCCACTTCGCGCGCGCCAACGAGCTCGAGATCGTCGACGGGCACCTCACCGGCCGGATCGTCGGCGACGTCGTCGACCGGGCCGGCAAGGCAGCCGCGCTGCGCGAGTTCGCCGCGGAGGTCGGCGTACCCCTCGACGCGACGATCGCCATCGGCGACGGCGCCAACGACCTCGACATGATCGAGGCGGCCGGGCTCGGGATCGCCTACAACGCCAAGCCGATGGTGCGCGACGCGGCGCTCACCTCGGTCAACGTGCCCTACCTCGACTCGGTGCTCTACCTGCTCGGCATCTCCCGCGAGGAGATCGAGGACGCTGACGCCGAGGTCGGCATCGTCACGCCGGCTCCCCTGCTGGGCTGA
- a CDS encoding SPFH domain-containing protein, which produces MGTALLVLFLLVVLFVVVMLAKTVRIVPQARAAIVERFGKYKGTLPAGLNIVVPFIDKVRYLIDLREQVVSFPPQPVITEDNLVVSIDTVIYFQVTDPVTATYEIANYIQAVEQLTMTTLRNIVGGMDLEQTLTSRDEINSGLRGVLDEATGKWGIRVNRVEIKGIDPPPSIKDAMEKQMRADRDKRALILTAEGQRQSAILTAEGNKQSSILNAEGDRESLILRAQADREAAILRAQGEGQAIQTVFQAIHDGQPDQSLLAYQYLQMMPKIAEGSANKVWVIPSEITKAMEGLGSSIHEIAGIPKDASPRKRVDMGPTEPQLPRGSEDPEMTATNAAVQQAIAEAQSAANPGKAARAAAAGDPLSDPLDTPADLSGPADPEAPAGQ; this is translated from the coding sequence ATGGGCACAGCACTGCTGGTCCTGTTCCTGCTCGTCGTCCTGTTCGTCGTCGTCATGCTCGCCAAGACGGTCCGGATCGTGCCCCAGGCGCGGGCGGCCATCGTCGAGCGGTTCGGCAAGTACAAGGGCACGCTGCCCGCAGGACTCAACATCGTCGTGCCGTTCATCGACAAGGTGCGCTATCTCATCGACCTGCGCGAGCAGGTCGTGAGCTTCCCGCCGCAGCCGGTGATCACGGAGGACAACCTCGTCGTCTCGATCGACACCGTCATCTACTTCCAGGTGACCGACCCGGTGACCGCGACCTACGAGATCGCCAACTACATCCAGGCCGTCGAGCAGCTCACCATGACCACGCTGCGCAACATCGTCGGTGGCATGGACCTCGAGCAGACGCTCACCAGCCGCGACGAGATCAACAGCGGCCTCCGCGGCGTCCTCGACGAGGCCACCGGCAAGTGGGGCATCCGGGTCAACCGTGTCGAGATCAAGGGCATCGACCCGCCGCCGTCCATCAAGGACGCGATGGAGAAGCAGATGCGAGCCGACCGCGACAAGCGTGCGCTCATCCTCACCGCGGAGGGCCAGCGCCAGTCCGCGATCCTCACCGCCGAGGGCAACAAGCAGTCCTCGATCCTCAACGCCGAGGGTGACCGCGAGTCGCTCATCCTCCGGGCGCAGGCCGACCGCGAGGCCGCGATCCTGCGTGCCCAGGGTGAGGGCCAGGCCATCCAGACCGTCTTCCAGGCGATCCACGACGGCCAGCCCGACCAGTCGCTGCTGGCCTACCAGTACCTCCAGATGATGCCGAAGATCGCCGAGGGCAGCGCCAACAAGGTGTGGGTCATCCCCTCGGAGATCACCAAGGCGATGGAGGGACTCGGGTCCTCGATCCACGAGATCGCCGGGATCCCGAAGGACGCCTCGCCGCGCAAGCGCGTCGACATGGGCCCGACCGAGCCGCAGCTCCCGCGTGGGTCCGAGGACCCCGAGATGACGGCCACCAACGCCGCCGTCCAGCAGGCGATCGCCGAGGCCCAGAGCGCGGCCAACCCGGGCAAGGCCGCACGAGCGGCCGCAGCCGGCGACCCGCTGAGCGACCCGCTGGACACGCCCGCGGACCTGTCCGGTCCCGCTGACCCGGAGGCACCCGCCGGCCAGTGA
- a CDS encoding VOC family protein has protein sequence MSPVHHTIDYVEISTDDLAAAKAFYELAFGWQFNDYGPDYAGIRAASGDGEVGGLAASGTPTPGGPLVLLYSDDLDASVAAVEGAGGTVTSGPYEFPGGRRFEFSDPGGTVLGVWASS, from the coding sequence ATGAGTCCCGTCCACCACACCATCGACTACGTCGAGATCAGCACCGACGACCTGGCTGCGGCCAAGGCTTTCTACGAGCTGGCCTTCGGCTGGCAGTTCAACGACTACGGCCCCGACTACGCCGGCATCCGCGCCGCGTCTGGCGACGGCGAGGTCGGGGGCCTCGCCGCGTCCGGCACGCCCACCCCGGGCGGACCGCTCGTCCTGCTCTACTCCGACGACCTGGACGCGAGCGTCGCGGCCGTGGAGGGTGCCGGCGGCACGGTCACCTCGGGCCCCTACGAGTTCCCCGGTGGTCGCCGGTTCGAGTTCAGCGACCCGGGCGGCACCGTGCTCGGGGTCTGGGCGAGCAGCTAG
- a CDS encoding ABC transporter ATP-binding protein: MVAVIEFAGVTVRRGRSLLLDDVSWQVEEDERWVVLGPNGAGKTTLLQVAGAQIHPTSGVAGILDVVLGTTDVFELRPRIGLTSAALADRIPKSELVRDVVVSASYGVVGRWREEYAELDHDRASSLLQEVGAGHLLERTFGTLSEGERKRVQIARALMTDPELLLLDEPAAGLDLGGREDLVATLSELAMDPDSPATVLVSHHVEEIPPGFTHALLLREGRVVDAGPVEDVVTAETLSETFAMPLLLSRADDRFAARRRPAR, from the coding sequence ATGGTCGCCGTCATCGAGTTCGCAGGGGTCACGGTGCGCCGGGGCAGGTCGCTGCTGCTCGACGACGTCAGCTGGCAGGTCGAGGAGGACGAGCGCTGGGTCGTCCTCGGACCCAACGGCGCCGGCAAGACGACCCTCCTGCAGGTCGCGGGCGCCCAGATCCACCCGACCTCCGGGGTCGCCGGGATCCTCGACGTGGTGCTCGGCACGACCGACGTCTTCGAGCTCCGCCCGCGCATCGGCCTGACGAGCGCGGCGCTCGCCGACCGGATCCCGAAGTCCGAGCTCGTGCGCGACGTCGTCGTCTCCGCGTCCTACGGCGTCGTGGGTCGGTGGCGCGAGGAGTACGCCGAGCTCGACCACGACCGCGCCTCCTCGCTGCTGCAGGAGGTGGGCGCCGGTCACCTCCTCGAGCGCACCTTCGGCACGTTGAGCGAGGGCGAGCGCAAGCGCGTCCAGATCGCCCGCGCGCTGATGACCGACCCCGAGCTGCTGCTCCTCGACGAGCCCGCCGCCGGGCTCGACCTCGGCGGGCGCGAGGACCTCGTGGCGACGCTCTCCGAGCTCGCGATGGACCCCGACTCCCCGGCGACCGTGCTGGTCTCGCACCACGTGGAGGAGATCCCGCCCGGTTTCACCCACGCCCTGCTGCTCCGCGAGGGCCGCGTGGTCGACGCCGGTCCCGTCGAGGACGTGGTGACGGCGGAGACGCTCTCGGAGACGTTCGCGATGCCGCTGCTGCTCAGCAGGGCGGACGACCGGTTCGCGGCGCGTCGTCGTCCTGCCCGCTGA
- a CDS encoding sulfite exporter TauE/SafE family protein, with the protein MSPLEMLLITLAGVAAGTINTVVGSGTLITFPTLLAFGVPPVTANVSNNVGLVPGNVSGAIGYRRELVGQRSRVIRLGVASLLGGTVGALLLLVLPSSAFDAIVPALIALGVVLVIFGPRIQRSVAARAESRGGIPDHGVWWVWPAVAAAGVYGGYFGAAQGVLLMAVLGIGVADTMQRHTATKNVLALIVNLVAALVFIAVADIDWAIAGLIALGSVVGGQIGATVGRRLSPTLMRGVIAVVGITALVVLLV; encoded by the coding sequence GTGAGTCCTCTCGAGATGCTGCTGATCACCCTCGCCGGGGTGGCGGCAGGCACCATCAACACCGTGGTGGGGTCGGGGACGTTGATCACGTTCCCGACCCTCCTCGCGTTCGGCGTACCTCCCGTGACGGCCAACGTCAGCAACAACGTCGGCCTCGTGCCGGGCAACGTCTCCGGCGCCATCGGCTACCGTCGCGAGCTCGTCGGCCAGCGCTCGCGCGTCATCCGGCTGGGCGTCGCCTCACTGCTCGGCGGCACGGTCGGGGCCCTGCTCCTCCTCGTGCTGCCGTCGTCGGCCTTCGACGCGATCGTCCCCGCGCTCATCGCGCTCGGCGTCGTGCTGGTGATCTTCGGCCCGCGGATCCAGCGATCGGTCGCGGCCCGCGCCGAGTCGCGCGGCGGCATCCCCGACCACGGCGTGTGGTGGGTGTGGCCGGCGGTCGCGGCCGCCGGCGTCTACGGCGGCTACTTCGGTGCCGCCCAGGGCGTGCTGCTGATGGCGGTCCTCGGCATCGGGGTCGCCGACACGATGCAGCGCCACACCGCGACGAAGAACGTCCTCGCGCTCATCGTGAACCTCGTCGCAGCGCTGGTGTTCATCGCCGTCGCCGACATCGACTGGGCCATCGCCGGGCTCATCGCGCTCGGCTCCGTCGTCGGCGGGCAGATCGGCGCCACCGTGGGCCGTCGCCTGTCGCCCACCCTGATGCGCGGCGTGATCGCCGTCGTCGGCATCACCGCGCTGGTCGTGCTCCTCGTCTGA
- a CDS encoding DUF805 domain-containing protein codes for MDFQTAIRTCLSKYVDFSGRARRSEYWFFALFTFLLGIVTGFVDRILGTDFGNGNGLISTIVSLALLLPGLAVGARRLHDTGRSGWWLLLVLIPILGWIALLVFFVLDSQPGDNAYGPNPKTGAAGGYPPPPPPNYGTGQYNG; via the coding sequence ATGGACTTCCAGACAGCCATCCGGACCTGTCTGTCCAAGTACGTCGACTTCAGCGGCCGCGCGCGTCGTTCGGAGTACTGGTTCTTCGCGCTCTTCACGTTCCTCCTCGGCATCGTGACGGGGTTCGTCGACCGCATCCTCGGCACCGACTTCGGCAACGGCAACGGCCTGATCAGCACGATCGTCAGCCTGGCCCTCCTGCTGCCGGGCCTCGCGGTCGGTGCACGCCGCCTGCACGACACGGGGCGCAGCGGATGGTGGCTGCTGCTCGTGCTGATCCCGATCCTGGGCTGGATCGCCCTGCTGGTCTTCTTCGTCCTCGACTCGCAGCCCGGCGACAACGCGTACGGCCCGAACCCGAAGACCGGAGCCGCGGGCGGCTACCCGCCGCCCCCGCCGCCGAACTACGGCACCGGCCAGTACAACGGCTGA
- a CDS encoding alpha/beta hydrolase — protein MPLVPLQADILGPAYRVETFSLPPDSEGPVVATLVKLEAAAPTGRAVLHVHGFADYFFHTEYAQWWADRGYTFYALDLRKYGRSLRPHQTPNYVADLHEYFGEIDLSWWRVTERDGHREVIVSGHSTGGLTMSLWADERRHPEIDAVVLNSPWFDMQGAAWLRSPATRVALERIGSSRPLQEIPRKISGVYGRSLHRLHGGEWDYDLDWKPLESRPVYVGWLRAIRQGHQRLHAGLSIPCPVLVLSSARSFFGDVDGEEAFTHDIVLDVEQIRRWASSVGRHVTSIAVEGAMHDIVLSRPAVRATAYDLLGRWLDAWVTPAG, from the coding sequence ATGCCCCTGGTCCCGCTCCAGGCCGACATCCTCGGACCTGCCTACCGGGTGGAGACGTTCTCGCTCCCGCCCGACAGCGAGGGCCCGGTGGTCGCCACGCTGGTCAAGCTCGAGGCCGCCGCCCCCACCGGCCGTGCCGTGCTGCACGTGCACGGCTTCGCGGACTACTTCTTCCACACCGAGTACGCCCAGTGGTGGGCCGACCGCGGCTACACGTTCTACGCGCTCGACCTCCGCAAGTACGGCAGGTCGCTGCGCCCGCACCAGACGCCCAACTACGTCGCCGACCTCCACGAGTACTTCGGCGAGATCGACCTCTCCTGGTGGCGGGTCACCGAGCGCGACGGGCACCGCGAGGTGATCGTGTCGGGGCACTCCACTGGCGGGCTCACCATGTCGCTGTGGGCCGACGAGCGGCGCCACCCCGAGATCGACGCCGTCGTGCTCAACTCCCCCTGGTTCGACATGCAGGGCGCGGCGTGGCTCCGCAGCCCGGCCACCCGCGTCGCCCTCGAGCGGATCGGGTCGAGCCGGCCGCTCCAGGAGATCCCCCGCAAGATCAGCGGGGTCTACGGCCGCTCGCTCCACCGCCTCCACGGCGGCGAGTGGGACTACGACCTGGACTGGAAGCCGCTCGAGTCGCGACCGGTCTACGTCGGGTGGCTGCGCGCGATCCGGCAGGGCCACCAGCGGCTCCACGCCGGGCTGTCGATCCCCTGCCCCGTCCTCGTGCTCTCCTCGGCCCGATCGTTCTTCGGCGACGTCGACGGCGAGGAGGCCTTCACCCACGACATCGTGCTCGACGTCGAGCAGATCCGGCGTTGGGCGTCCTCGGTCGGCCGGCACGTCACCTCGATCGCCGTGGAGGGCGCGATGCACGACATCGTGCTGTCGCGGCCCGCGGTGCGCGCGACGGCGTACGACCTCCTCGGCCGGTGGCTCGACGCCTGGGTCACCCCGGCCGGCTGA
- a CDS encoding NfeD family protein, protein MDWIRDHLWETWLALSIALGVAEMFSLDLILAMLAAGAVIGMVAAILGLPVVLQIVLALGASVAMLAFVRPTFVKRLHNGPELSLGHGKLVGTRAMVTEEITGLAAGRIKAGGEIWSALPYDDTLRIAPGDTVEILQIKGATAYVHPVATLEP, encoded by the coding sequence ATGGACTGGATCCGTGACCACCTCTGGGAGACGTGGCTGGCGCTGTCGATCGCGCTGGGTGTCGCCGAGATGTTCAGCCTGGACCTGATCCTGGCCATGCTGGCGGCCGGTGCGGTGATCGGCATGGTCGCCGCGATCCTGGGCCTGCCCGTCGTCCTCCAGATCGTGCTCGCGCTCGGCGCCTCGGTCGCCATGCTGGCCTTCGTGCGGCCGACGTTCGTCAAGCGCCTCCACAACGGACCCGAGCTCTCGCTCGGCCACGGCAAGCTCGTCGGCACGCGGGCCATGGTCACCGAGGAGATCACCGGCCTCGCAGCCGGCCGGATCAAGGCCGGCGGCGAGATCTGGAGCGCGCTGCCCTACGACGACACGCTGCGGATCGCACCCGGCGACACCGTCGAGATCCTCCAGATCAAGGGCGCGACCGCCTACGTCCACCCGGTGGCCACGCTCGAGCCCTGA
- a CDS encoding cyanophycinase, giving the protein MPRGPLMIIGGAEDKVRKPTILKHFVALSGGREARIAVIPTASSLGREVVEVYEALFTKFGAAAVEAVRPESREQAHDPALVKALDDATGVFMTGGNQLKLSSIVCGTPVGDAILRAHERGAVVAGTSAGASIQSSHMVAFGVGGATPKQRMTQVAAGLGLVGTTVIDQHFDQRNRYGRLLMIVAQSPQLLGIGVDEDTCGLVEDVDGDLVMRVMGKGAVTIFDGSRMVSNAYEAKRSSPLLASGVVFHTLPEGSVFNLTARALVPQRPAVDPEEADELAEAGRDLRQLARDIAAADATPAAIARRLKKRRTPPTSS; this is encoded by the coding sequence ATGCCCAGGGGACCACTCATGATCATCGGTGGCGCCGAGGACAAGGTGCGCAAGCCGACGATCCTCAAGCACTTCGTCGCCCTCAGCGGCGGCCGCGAGGCTCGCATCGCCGTCATCCCGACGGCCTCGTCGCTCGGGCGCGAGGTGGTCGAGGTCTACGAGGCGCTGTTCACCAAGTTCGGCGCGGCCGCGGTCGAGGCGGTGCGGCCCGAGTCGCGCGAGCAGGCGCACGACCCGGCGCTCGTCAAGGCGCTCGACGACGCGACCGGCGTCTTCATGACCGGCGGCAACCAGCTCAAGCTCTCCTCCATCGTGTGCGGCACGCCGGTGGGCGACGCGATCCTGCGGGCGCACGAGCGCGGCGCGGTGGTCGCCGGCACGTCCGCCGGGGCGAGCATCCAGTCGTCGCACATGGTCGCCTTCGGCGTCGGCGGCGCGACCCCGAAGCAGCGGATGACGCAGGTGGCGGCCGGGCTCGGGCTCGTCGGCACGACGGTCATCGACCAGCACTTCGACCAGCGCAACCGCTACGGCCGGCTGCTGATGATCGTGGCGCAGAGCCCGCAGCTGCTGGGCATCGGCGTCGACGAGGACACGTGCGGCCTGGTCGAGGACGTCGACGGCGACCTGGTGATGCGGGTGATGGGCAAGGGCGCCGTGACGATCTTCGACGGGTCACGCATGGTGTCGAACGCCTACGAGGCCAAGCGGTCCTCGCCCCTCCTGGCCAGCGGCGTCGTCTTCCACACGCTGCCCGAGGGCAGCGTCTTCAACCTCACGGCCCGCGCGCTCGTGCCGCAGCGGCCGGCGGTCGACCCCGAGGAGGCCGACGAGCTGGCCGAGGCCGGTCGCGACCTGCGCCAGCTGGCCCGCGACATCGCTGCGGCCGACGCCACCCCGGCAGCGATCGCACGACGCCTCAAGAAGCGGCGTACACCCCCCACCTCTTCGTAA
- a CDS encoding SixA phosphatase family protein, whose amino-acid sequence MQESGSPDPTGGRTDTVRRLVIMRHAKAESVAPSDHERALAPLGRADAAAAGRWLADQGLVPDAALVSDAQRTRDTWAELSVAAGWDCEPDFSAALYAAGADSAFDLIDETDPAVGTLVVVGHNPTMAYVAELLDDGEGDDEASTAMITRGFPTAALAVFEVDVAWADLGPGTGRLHAFHVVDG is encoded by the coding sequence ATGCAGGAGTCAGGCAGCCCCGACCCGACCGGGGGTCGGACGGACACCGTGCGGCGGTTGGTGATCATGCGTCACGCCAAGGCCGAGTCGGTCGCGCCCTCGGACCACGAGCGCGCGCTGGCCCCGCTGGGGCGTGCCGACGCCGCGGCCGCCGGCCGGTGGCTGGCCGACCAGGGCCTGGTGCCCGACGCGGCCCTCGTGTCCGACGCCCAGCGCACCCGCGACACCTGGGCGGAGCTGTCGGTCGCTGCCGGCTGGGACTGCGAGCCCGACTTCTCCGCCGCCCTCTACGCCGCCGGCGCCGACTCCGCCTTCGACCTCATCGACGAGACCGACCCCGCGGTCGGGACCCTCGTCGTCGTCGGGCACAACCCGACCATGGCCTACGTCGCCGAGCTGCTCGACGACGGCGAGGGTGACGACGAGGCATCGACCGCGATGATCACGCGCGGCTTCCCGACGGCCGCGCTCGCCGTGTTCGAGGTCGACGTGGCGTGGGCCGACCTCGGCCCGGGCACCGGGCGGCTGCACGCGTTCCACGTCGTCGACGGGTGA
- a CDS encoding putative protein N(5)-glutamine methyltransferase — protein MTAPDTVTRLRAAGCVWAEDEAALLESAAGTPEALERMVARRVAGEPLETVLGWVEFLGRRLVVAPGVFVPRRRTELLARTAVAHAARLRAPVVVEMCCGVAPVAACVDGAGELHAADLSRTALDCARANAPTATLHEGDLYDALPEALRGRVDVLVANAPYVPTGRIRDMPPEARDHEPLVALDGGPDGVDLHRRLAAGSPEWLAPGGVLLVETSPSQAPATTAAMAAAGLTTEVAAEPEVGGCVAIGARVGVSPAGEPA, from the coding sequence GTGACCGCTCCCGACACCGTGACGCGGCTCCGCGCCGCGGGGTGCGTGTGGGCCGAGGACGAGGCGGCCCTCCTCGAGTCCGCTGCGGGCACCCCCGAGGCGCTGGAGCGGATGGTCGCGCGCCGTGTCGCCGGGGAGCCCCTGGAGACGGTGCTCGGGTGGGTGGAGTTCCTCGGTCGGCGGCTCGTCGTCGCTCCCGGCGTCTTCGTCCCGCGGCGCCGCACCGAGCTGCTCGCCCGCACGGCGGTCGCGCACGCGGCGCGTCTCCGCGCGCCCGTCGTCGTGGAGATGTGCTGCGGCGTGGCGCCGGTCGCCGCCTGCGTCGACGGTGCGGGGGAGCTGCACGCGGCCGACCTGAGCCGCACGGCGCTCGACTGCGCGCGCGCCAACGCCCCGACCGCGACCCTGCACGAGGGTGACCTCTACGACGCGCTGCCGGAGGCGCTGCGGGGCCGGGTCGACGTACTGGTCGCGAACGCCCCCTACGTCCCCACCGGCCGGATCAGGGACATGCCGCCCGAGGCGCGCGACCACGAGCCACTCGTCGCCCTCGACGGCGGCCCCGACGGCGTCGACCTCCACCGACGCCTCGCCGCCGGGTCCCCCGAGTGGCTCGCGCCCGGGGGAGTGCTGCTCGTGGAGACCAGCCCGTCCCAGGCGCCCGCGACGACGGCCGCGATGGCGGCCGCGGGCCTCACCACCGAGGTCGCCGCGGAGCCGGAGGTCGGTGGTTGCGTGGCGATCGGCGCCCGGGTGGGCGTCAGCCCAGCAGGGGAGCCGGCGTGA